A section of the Brevundimonas sp. AJA228-03 genome encodes:
- a CDS encoding TetR/AcrR family transcriptional regulator: protein MTKLDLPSPSPAAPARRGRPPKLKAQAEGGDTREAILDAAEDLFSKHGFYGVTIREVAREAGVDTALVHYYFGAKRDLFDAVFLRRAQVWNDERVAAINRYALANAGSMTLEGLLRAFLDPPFQWSLKGGPGWKHYAALVAQTNANPTFGGETMARYFDPAIRRLIELIRTLMPEAREVDLYWAWHNLSGALTLTLGETGRLDRLSDGLCRSGDLETACDYMVRFGAAGFRAVCQKV, encoded by the coding sequence ATGACCAAGCTGGATCTTCCTTCCCCGTCGCCCGCCGCGCCAGCCCGGCGAGGGCGACCGCCCAAGCTCAAGGCCCAGGCGGAGGGCGGCGATACGCGCGAGGCGATTCTGGACGCGGCCGAGGACCTGTTTTCCAAGCACGGCTTCTATGGCGTCACCATCCGGGAAGTGGCGCGCGAGGCCGGCGTGGATACCGCCCTCGTCCACTATTATTTCGGGGCGAAACGCGATCTGTTCGATGCCGTCTTTCTGCGCCGGGCGCAGGTCTGGAACGACGAGCGCGTGGCGGCGATCAACCGCTATGCCCTCGCGAACGCCGGGTCGATGACGCTGGAGGGCCTGCTGCGGGCCTTCCTCGATCCGCCGTTCCAGTGGTCGCTGAAGGGTGGGCCGGGCTGGAAACACTATGCGGCCCTGGTGGCCCAGACCAATGCCAACCCGACATTCGGCGGCGAGACGATGGCGCGCTATTTCGATCCCGCGATCCGCCGGTTGATCGAGCTGATCCGAACCCTGATGCCCGAGGCACGCGAGGTCGATCTCTACTGGGCCTGGCATAATCTGTCGGGGGCCCTGACCCTGACCCTGGGCGAGACGGGACGGCTGGACCGTCTGTCGGACGGCCTGTGCCGGTCCGGCGATCTGGAGACCGCCTGCGACTATATGGTGCGGTTCGGGGCGGCGGGTTTCCGGGCGGTCTGCCAGAAAGTCTAG